In Garra rufa chromosome 14, GarRuf1.0, whole genome shotgun sequence, the genomic stretch TAAACGGCTCTAGTGAGACGCAGCCGCTCTGACATCCAGCCCTTGATAGTGTGCATCACTCACAGTTTGAGAACGGCCAGGTTGGCCTCCAGGTCGTAGGCATTTTCTCTGGCTTGTGTGTCCACGTATCGCTCCAGCGTAGCCAGATTCTCCGGGTTATACCTGGTATCACACACATCCATTAGATTTCTCTCATTAATGATCAATTATCAGCTGTAGAGCTgcttaaggagagacactgcaggagaaaactgtttttcatgcacctgtcaagtttgagatcttgggctttttgtttttattttcagactagtggaaagaaaacatcctaaagacactgttaagtctttcctttttggcactttatctatttgtgtcaatagatttcaattacaaaacatatttgtaaaggccatgagttttttctcctacactgagatataaatctccacttcagcagcacttacacacaccacactttacatttatattcctgactatatcctgaaggtttttacagagggatttgttcagatagaatttgcttgattttatacattttattccacaAAAACGGTAAAACAAAAATAGTGTTTTCTAtctgttcagttttttttcctgaattatggagtgacaaaattagattcccaaaatcccctctgtaaaaacttttgactctaatatgtcagcAAAATAAACAACAATGTTGAAACTGActccatccagtgtttagatttttgtgctagaaatgtatgcaaattagcacatatctCATTacataatggctcatttgcatatttaaacctaacattttagaaaacttgtaatacaaaaaatgtttgcaataatcaaagtaatcaatcagctgagtaagtaaggtgataactattagttatttattttttaccttattcacctgcagtgtctcgccttaaggatGAAATAAACTCGCACGAACACTGTTATTAAACTGAATTGATCTGAATAATAAGactattgtcttctgtagagcttCATTTGTATAATTTTAACACTCTTCTTGTTctgtttatttctgtgaagcTGTTTTGAAACGGTGTGTATTGTATACAACTCTACagaaataaatgtgacttgaATTATAGGAATTATTACAAGCAAGTAACACAATAGCAACTACTTATAAATAATGAATCCTGTTTATAAGACAATTAAACGTTTTTAACGTGGGATGTCTCTAATATGTCATTGATTATTGTGTTTTTTCAGTTATGAACAATAATTCTCACCTGTCGATGCCCCGGAGAAGTTTGCCGACGTTCGCTCTCATCTGCTCAAATGTCGTCGCCATGATTCCGGTTGTTTATTTACCTATTTTTTAATCGCAAGGACttatatttgtgtttattttccAGACACTCGGATCCTCGCGAGCGGAACCGGGGCGCGTGGAAGCGGCAGAGGCCGTGACGTCATCGGGCGCGCGCCGGTGACGAGAGTCGGGAGCGCGCGGCTTCCGACAGCGCCGCCGCGCGTGTGGGCGGAGTCATTACAGCGCACGCGCACGCGCACGAACgcctaaaacaaaaaacaacaatctTATCGAATTTCTGCACCTCCAGAGagtagtgtgtgtgtggatgAGTGTCAGAAATTAACTAGACATGATTTATGATTTATAGGTTTCCTGACAACAAAAAACGCATCTAACAGCGAACGTTCTTAGCGAAAATTATGAGCAACAATTTTCCAGTAACGTTCATAGAACGTTCATTCAGAATTATTCTGGTCCTTAATAATGTTTTCAAAACTTTAGCACAGAAACATTATTTATAcatatgttaaaatgttttagtaGCACGTTCCTTTGACTTTTTTATGTTACTAGTTGTTTCAGAACGTTCAGAGAACGTTTAAACAATCTTCCCATAATGTTTGCGAAAGTATCAATTGAATGTACTCTTAACATTCGCAAAACCCTCAGGTGTTGTTCATTTGAGAGTCACACGTGTGTTGTTCGCGGTCGAAAGTGAGCGAACAcctgaaatgtaacttttttattttcagtaacaTCAAAGTAATATTTTGTTccataatatttcttattttgtttttttgagagAATTTCACGGTACTAATTACTATTTATGCAATGATTATGATCACTTTTtatcttcattttttttaatatacatatgTAAAAGGTGTATAATTTCTTTAGTTGCTTTTAGACATaaagattttttgttaaattgtgGATTTCGATAAGTTTTTAGACAATTTTAAACGACAACTTCTTCtgaaggtttagatttttttgttagtTTGAAATGTCAGTTTTTGCATTGATTTTATTACAGTCAAACCTGAACACAGAGAAAAACAAAACTCAACTCAAAACTCAACTAAATTCAGTGAGTAGATTATAcacacaaatctttttttttgctaaaatactgtattttagtaaataataataaaaaaaaaaataataagaccATTTAGCTTTTTCAAATCAAGTCCACAATTGTTTTTTGTGGTCACTTAGTGACTGCCATAAAAGTCATTGAGTTTCATACCATTCTGATTAAGTAGCAAACTTTTTTTTCTGGTCTAAAATGACTGAACAATATCAGTGGGTtaaagcataaaaaaaaacaaaaaaaaaacaaaaacatttttataacctTAGCAAAATGTtcttacaaattttttttttgtcagaatgcACTGAGCTTTATTCAATATACAAACACTGTAATTCATTTATATAGTCACTATGGAAATATTCAGCGCATCTAATAAtctaatatgtgactctggaaaATAAAACCagttttaaatgtgatttttgtttgtttgtttgttatgatgggataatatttggctaagacaatacttgaaaatctgagggtgcaaaaaaaaaaaaaaaataaaataaaattaagaaaatcgcctttaaagttgtccaaatgaagttgttagcaatgcatattactaaccaaaaattaagttttaatatatttacagtaggaaatttagaaaaatatcttcatggaacatgatcttaatatcctaattatttttggcataaacaaatctatcattttgacccatacaatgcatttttgtctgcttctacaaatatacccttgctccagagtcacatatattacTGTCATACTAGAAATGAACTGCTTTACAATTTATAAACAGGCAATAGATAATAAATTCGAATAAGTAATGAGCTGAATGTGGTTTATTTTAGCATCACAATAAAAGACAACGCACAAAATTGTGGGACATCCATTTATTACGCAATTAAGAGAAATCTCAAATTACAAAGATCAGTTTATTTAAACACCTGAATGTTCTGTAGTCAAACTCTGAATAAAGGAGAAACAAAAACACCCACAAATCGAGCAGGATTCAATTATAATGGTTTCCATGTCTGCCTGAggaatcgtgtgacactgaaaggATGAGTAGAAAACTGCAGTTTAATGAAGGAAATTCACGTGGCCAAACTCAAAAACAGTATCAAGCCAATATATATCTCGATTCAGTTCAAATTAATAAATCAGTCCAGATGTTCCTATCAAAAGACTTAAATGAGCCTCAGCGCTGAAGCCAATCAGAATCACGCTTGAGACCAAACCCCGACGCATCCTTTAGAAAATAAACATGATTTGTGATGTAAAAACCTCTTTGTAAGAATCTCCACCTTCAAAAATATGCTCTAGATCTATGAAACAAGCTTATatgaatgcattaaaaaaaaaagaaagacatcaataattattaaaagtaATTCTTAATATTGCAATAAACATTTGTTGGAGAGATGCTCAGACTCGTATACAAACCCCCGTGATGAtcaacctcacacacacacacacaggtgtgcACACATGACGCTGCAGGGTATTCTGGGACGGGTCAGGGCTGTTCTAGCACCCTGCATGAGAGACGTAAAGCCCTGAACGCAGACATCAGCCCTGACCGCCGTATTCAACTTTCACTCATGATCAATGGACAGACCtgtaagagagtgtgtgtgtgtgtgtgtgtgtgagtgtgagagaggTGGATCGGTCACAGGCTGGTACATGCAAACAGGAAGTACCCTAATAGTCTGCTGCCAAAAACAGAGAGACACCACATAGGTCAGCGCCCACCCGCCCCAACAGGACTCTAAAACTACCAACAAAcagcaagagagagagacagacagagagagagagagagcgagacggAGCTCAGGCGCGTTCTCCACGGATGCGGCGCGCCAGCTGGATGTCTTTGGGCATGATGGTGACGCGCTTGGCGTGGATGGCGCACAGGTTAGTGTCCTCAAACAGACCCACCAGATACGCCTCGCTGGCCtcctgcaacacacacacacacacatttgtttttgtgaattgtggggacattccataggcgtaatggtttttatactgtacaaatgatatttgctatcaccctacaccttccctacacctaaacctagccctcacaggagattgtgcacacttttacttcctcaaaaaaaaaaaaaaaaaacacacacctcattgtgcatgatttataagcctgtttcctcatggggacctgagaaatgtccccacaaggtcaaaatttactggtattcctatccttgtggggacatttggtcccataacgtgtctcacacacacacacacacacacacacacacacacacacacacacacacacacacacacacacacacacacacacacacacacacacacacacacacacacacacacacacacacacacacacacactattgtaatatttttttaacatgtaaaaggtaattgcaactttttgtcacagttctgactttcttgcaatcgcaagtttatatcttatgatttagactttattcctcacaattctgagaaaaaaagtcagcattgcaagACAAACTAATCTAATCTCaaaccactttttttttctcagaattgcatgtttctgtatgtcttacaattctgcatttacgtcttgcatttctttgtttttgtcaCGCAACtgtttacatcttgcatttctttgcttatatctcacatttctatttatatctcataattctccATTTACTTCATGcaaattctgcatttacatctcacatttctatttatattttgcaatttttcaTTTACGTCATGCAAATTCTGCATTTACGTCTTGCATGTCTATTCATACCTCGCAATTCTtcattttacatcttaaatatgatttatatctcataactatttatgtcatgcaattttgcaccaacattttttatttctttgtttacgTCTTGcatttctgtttatatctcacaattctttatgTGACGCAATTTTGCATTTATGTCTTGCATTTctattcatatcttgcaattcgccTTTTAcgtcttaaatttaacttatatCTGTTATTTGTTTACGTCTTAGATTTccgtttatatctcaaaattctgtttACCTCTTCAATTCTTTGTTTACGCcacgcaattctgcatttacatcttgcatttcgttgtttacatctcacatttctATACATTTCTCACAAGTCCTTATTTACGTCTTACGTTTCCGTTTATATCTAATAATTCTTTGTCTACATctggcaattctgaatttttatctctgaattctgagattaCATTCTACTGTGGAAAAAAGGTGATTGAGAccatttttgcaattctgagtttaaatatcacaattcaaACTCATGAAATTGTGCATTTCTCCCAATtttgagtcagaattgtgagatggcaattaccatttttatttctttagtcCATGGTGGCtataatgttaatttaatttaagtttgttAAATCTGTATtgctattaatatttttttacggATTTAGTTGTAGTCCACTACAGTAACCTTGAGCAGACAGGTGTTCGTTCTAATGGTTTGTGTCAAATGTAAGTGATCTAATGTCTGAGTGTGTTGGCGCTGACTGACCTGCAGGGCTCCGATGGCGGCGCTCTGGAAGCGCAGGTCGGTTTTGAAGTCCTGAGCGATCTCACGCACCAGACGCTGGAAGGGAAGCTTCCGGATCAACAGCTCAGTGGATTTCTGGTAGCGGCGGATCTCACGCAGAGCCACGGTTCCGGGCCTACGGACACACACGCCGCCGTTAGCGCTCGTCCCAACACTTACAATCACACAAACACCACTGGCGGCTCACTGTACCTGTAGCGATGGGGCTTCTTGACTCCTCCAGTAGAGGGCGCACTCTTACGGGCCGCTTTAGTCGCCAGCTGCTTACGAGGAGCTTTTCCTCCGGTGGATTTACGGGCGGTCTGCTTAGTACGGGCCATTCTCACACACGCTCACCTAACAAACCAAAAACACAGTACTCTTTAAGTCTGCCACAGACACCATACTAAAATTTAAAAAGCAGCTATACATTTTGATGCACTGAAACCCAAGTAATACAGtgaaaaatttattttatgaatatctgtaaaaaattatatttaccaAATATTTAGTTTGTATTACATcactacatttttttaataaaatatatttactaatttaaaagaataaataaatgtatttaattttcttcacatatacacacatatacatatatatatatatatatatatatatatatatatatatatatatatatatatatagttatttagtttaaaatatttcaaacaatttaagtaactaaataaataaaacaacatgattaagtaaacaaataaatgtgcttttttataatttatgagatttaagtgcctaaataaatcaaacaaaaataacataagtaaattatgtaaataaaattaaaataattaaataaataattaaaacaaataaatgtgattaaaatattaaattagttttaatcAGATTTAAGCACCTAAAATAAAAGAAAGTAAACAAATAActtaatcattttaaatgaatatgaatgaacaaattatataaatatataaaatgcaatttaaataaataattaaaacaaataaatgtgattaaaaTAGTCTTAGATTTAAGTACaaattttttatgtaaataaaatacatttaaaataaacatatatatatatatatatatatatatatatatatatatatatatatatatatatatatatataattacaaatattaaattaatataaattaaattatataagtcaatgaataaaatgttatttaaatgaattgattaaaacaaataaattattaaaatattaaaatggtttTAGTCAGATTTAAGTACctaaaaataacaatttacttaatcatttaatttgtgtaaataaaatgcattgttctttaaaaatgaatataaatacaaatataaattaaatgagCAGACGAATCAAATAATTGATTAAAACAAATGTGATTCAAATAGTTAATCAGATTTAAGTActaatttatgtaaataaaatacatttatttaaaattaatatataaatacaaatattaaattaatataaatgaacaattataaatgaacaaattatataaataaaatgcgAATTAAATAAATTGATTAAAACAAATACATGATTCAAATAGATTTAATCAGATTTAAGTACCTAAAGatataacaaaaacaatttacttaatcatttaaaatgtaaacaaattaaatgattaagtaatcatttaaataaaatacatttatttaaaaataaatataaaaataaaatataaattaacaaattaaataagCAAATGAATCAAACAAATAActgattaaaacaaataaatgtgattcaaatattcaaatagtTTTAACCAGATTTAAGTACCTAAATacgttttttccattttatttaaaaatgaatataaatattaaataaacgaattataaatgaatataaataaatgaataaaatgtgatttaaatAGATTGATCaaaacaaataaatgtgattATAAATATTCAAGTATTTTTAATTagatactttattttaaaatcacatttaccTACCTTATATTCATCTTAAATATATTCGTTTAGTTAAACAGTTTGAGTTATTTACTTTTACACCTTTTCCTCTAAACTTTCAAATGGACCACTTTGAAAGCTACTGCTTCAAGATATCTAACAATATAATCATGTCATGCTGACACACAGTCATAAAAGTACATTTCAGACACATTTAAAGCGTTTTCGGATTGAGTTTGAACTCTACATGTTTGTAAACAACAGCGAGTTCAACATGTCAATCATTCCTCAAAAACCTGCCTCATTATAATAATGTTCATGAGCCGACCAATCAGTCAGCAGGAAGCCAACCAGACGGTCTGCGTAAGCCCCGCCCCTCATCTGTGAACATCATGGCGCCTGTTTGATACGCACCGAAAACTGAGCGAGAAAAGAGACGAACTAACGACAAAACTTCGACAATTTCACTGCGAATCACTCCACTGTTCACACCAATGACACTCGGACATCAAAGAAAACACTCTGGGGAAACAATATCGGGTGTTTAAAGCAGGAATGGAGGCGTTTGTGGTGTTTTTCTGCGTTTGTGAAATATCCGTTTGTTTTGGATGTATTTTGCAGCTCACGCGGCTCAAGCGCTTCAGGATTTGACTGAGATAACACAAAACCGATCAAATACACTTCAAATGACACAAAACACGATATTTTCTGGCTAAAACACCTGTTAAATAGAACATATTTGTATTTTCTTCGCCTTGACGGCCTTACCTTAGTGTAAGTTGTGTTTTAAGAGTGTTTGCAGTTGAGCTTCAGTGTTATTTACCGTCTCTCGCGCACAATGGGAGCGGAAATGCGCCAATCAGCGGCTCCCACAATGCACCGCGCTGCAGCCTCCGCTGTTGTCTGTCAGTGCGATTCAACATGTTAGAAAAATCTTCTTTATATTATAAAATCACACTGTGCTGTATCGTATTAACAGCATTTATCATTGTTGGCCGTCACTGTGAGCTTTAGACGGTTTCTCTGACTGAAAGTACTGTGGTGATGATAGCATGCTAGAGATGCTAATATTATGCTACTTTGCCATATTTCTGTCCTATGGTGTTTAAAGCAGGGGTTTTCAGTCTTTTAAATTCCACAGACCTCTTAATATCCCTCtttatatactgtaaaaaaaaaaattatatatatatatatatatatagttttactttaattgttatacacacacatataattaaaattatttattgtaatgtttatttaattttaattacatttatttaatacatttctgcttaattttattatttattcatattttattattattaatatattaatgaatATTAGTGTAATAATTGCATTTAGTTTATTAGTCACTTTGTAtcatttatttagcattttgtctgtctctcacacacacacatataattaaAGTTATTTATTGTAATGGTTCtttaattttaatcaaatttattttaatcaatttagctcgattttatttattatattaatatattaatgcaTTATCTAGTTTGTTTCTACTCACTATAGGACTGTACTTTTAAATATAGtaatttattctttatttaatcattttttaaattgttttactttaattgttattcacacacacacacacacacacacacatgtacatttattattttattactattaatatattaatgaatATTTATTAATCTAATAATTGCCTTTCATAATGCATAATTGCATTattcataattatttttatttaattattatttaattcacttttttattatttagcattttgtttGTATTACATTATCTAGTTTTATTCTACTCACTATAGCGCTGTACTTTTAGAtatagtcatttatttattgaattattttttaaatagttttactttAATCTTTAattgttacacacacacacacacacacacacacacacatatatatatatatataaatataattaaaattatttattgtaatgttttttttcatttaaatcttatttatttaaatacatttctgcttaatatattatttattaattattatttataaaatattaatgacatttattaatgtaataaattgcatatttttatttaattcactttatcatttattagtttattagttTTATTCTACTCACTATAGCACTGTACTTTTagatttattctttatttattcattttttaaatggttttacttTAAttgtcacacacacatatataattaaaattattcatTGTAATGTTTCTTTAATCAaatatatgttaatatatttcggcttaatttgattatttaatattttcttaataatatattaatgaacatttattattgttataaatttcatatttttaatgaatgaacttgtcatttatttatcattttgtttttattactttattctAATCACTATAGCGCAGTACTTTTAGATACAGtcatttattctttatttaatcattttttaaattgttttactttaattattgtacacacacacacatataattaaaattatttattgtaatgtttctttatttttaatcaaatttatttttatacatttctgcttaattttattatttattaaatattttattattatttatatattaatgaacatttatttatgttataaattgcatatttttatttatttaattcacttTTTACCATTTTAACTGAGAAAACAGACTCTGTAACAGTTCAACACCAATTTATTCTCTATTCGTGTAGTACAAAGATCTGCTTCTTTCTAGGACTAACACATACAAAACAAAGCAAACGCAATCATCACCTCGTGATAAAAACCATGAAAGGGTGTAGAAAAAACCTGAGTGAGTGTCTACCTAAACAACTCATGAAGAATATATCAAATGGTATAAAACACAGTCTGTTGTCTGCTGCTACATATGCTCATCAAAAACACAAGATTCGACAAAACCACCCACCAATCCCAGAACGCACCGCCCAAACCCCACGCCCGCCTGCCGATCCGTGCGCTGAcgtcaaaataaagaaaactattACGAAGCACTCGAACGACACACGTACAAAACCTATCTCCAGAAACTAAAGAGTGTTTGACGATGATTCCGACTCCTTCGGTGAGGAGTTTAGCACCCGAAATCAGTCCTCCGCAGTCTTCCGTCCTTCATTCAGCCACAGGAAGTGTTGATTAGTGCCTGCGCTCCTTCTTTAGTCACCCTGAGGGCTTGAACTCTTGTGCTTGAAATCACAGGACGACACGACGCAAGAGCTCGTCTGAGAacacaaacacagacagacagacagacagacagagatgaagTGAGGGTGAGGACGGGGACGAGACGGAGCTCAGGCGCGTTCTCCACGGATGCGGCGCGCCAGCTGGATGTCTTTGGGCATGATGGTGACCCGCTTGGCGTGGATGGCGCACAGGTTAGTGTCCTCAAACAGACCCACCAGATACGCCTCGCTGGCCTCCtgcaacacacacagacacacacacacacacacacacacacagacacacacacacacacacacacacacacacgagtcacATGACCTGAGAACAGCAGAAGAGTCTAGCAGCACTGAGACACTATTATAGTTGTTTATATTtagatgaattttttttttttttttacaaaaaaataaaaattgcagctttttatttcaaagttcTGCATTGACatctttttatttctttgtttacaTCATGCATTTcaatttttgttttgcatttcttTGTTTACGTCTCGCATTTATTCACTTATGTCTCGGATTCctgtttatatctttcaattttgcatttatgtcttgcatttttgtttatattttgcaagttTTCATTTATGTCCCTGCAATTCTGTATTTACGTCTCTGATGTCtgtttacatcttgcatttctgtttatatttcgcaattctgcaTTAACATCTCACATTTTTTCACTTACATCTCGCATTTCTTCATTTTTGTCTTGCATTTctctttatatctagcaattcttcGTTTACGTCTCAccattctgcatttacatcttgcatttgtttatatctcacaattctgcttttATGTCTTGCATTTCTTTGCTTTTGTCTCGCATTTCTTCGCTTGCCTATATCTTGATATTCTGCATTTACGCTTTACATTTCTTTGTTTACGTCTCACATTTCTTCACTTATGTCTCGcatttctgtttatatcttgcaattctgcatttatgtcTCGCATTTCTTTGTTTAAGTCTCTCATTTCCTCACTAATGTCCTGCATCTTTCCATTTTGCATTTATGTCTCACATTTTTGTTTATACTTTTTCGTTTATGTTCTGCAATTCTGTATTTATGTCTCTCATTTCTTTGTTCACATTTCTTCATTTATGTCTTGCATTTctctttatatctagcaattcttcgtttatgtctcacaattctgcatttacatcttgcatttgtttatatctcacaattgtgcatttatgtcTCTCATTTCTTTCTTTACGTCTCACATttctgtttatatttcacaattcagcaTATATGTCTTGCATTTCTTCCTTTACGCCTTGTATTTCACTTTTTACATCCTACAATTCTGTATTTATGTCTCTCATTTCTTTGTTTAGGTTTCGTATTTCTTTAACATCTCGAAtttctgtttatatctcgcaattctttggTCATGTCCTACAATTCTGGATTGACGTCTCTACATCTCACATTTCTTTGCTTGTGTCTCATGTTTCTTCGTTTACGTCTTGCATTTTtgttgatatctcacaattctgcatttatctcacatttcttcgtttacatctcgcatttctgtctatatctcgcaatttttgtTTACGTCTTGCAtttctgtttatatctcgcaattcttcaTTAACGTCTTGCAATATTGCATTTTATGATCTGAACTGTGaggttacatctcacaattaagTTTGCTTATCTCACATGAGTTTAAATATCACACTTCAAATTTTTTTTCCTGAAACTGTATTTCTCTCAATCTTAAGtgagaattgtaatataaaaagtcgcaattaactTTAATATCTCTTTATTCCATGGTGCACAGGgaagttttttatatttaaattcatCCACTACAGTAACCTTGAGCAGACAGGTGTACGTTCTAATGGTTTGTGTCAAATGTAAGTGATCTAATGTCTGAGTGTGTTGGCGCTGACTGACCTGCAGGGCTCCGATGGCGGCGCTCTGGAAGCGCAGGTCGGTTTTGAAGTCCTGAGCGATCTCACGCACCAGACGCTGGAAGGGAAGCTTCCGGATCAACAGCTCAGTGGATTTCTGGTAGCGGCGGATCTCACGCAGAGCCACGGTTCCGGGCCTACGGACACACACGCCGCCGTTAGCGCTCGTCCCAACACTTACAATCACACAAACACCACTGGCGGCTCACCGTACCTGTAGCGATGGGGCTTCTTGACTCCTCCAGTAGAGGGCGCACTCTTACGGGCCGCTTTAGTCGCCAGCTGCTTACGAGGAGCTTTTCCTCCG encodes the following:
- the LOC141285267 gene encoding histone H3.3A — protein: MARTKQTARKSTGGKAPRKQLATKAARKSAPSTGGVKKPHRYRPGTVALREIRRYQKSTELLIRKLPFQRLVREIAQDFKTDLRFQSAAIGALQEASEAYLVGLFEDTNLCAIHAKRVTIMPKDIQLARRIRGERA
- the LOC141284696 gene encoding histone H3.3A, coding for MARTKQTARKSTGGKAPRKQLATKAARKSAPSTGGVKKPHRYRPGTVALREIRRYQKSTELLIRKLPFQRLVREIAQDFKTDLRFQSAAIGALQEASEAYLVGLFEDTNLCAIHAKRVTIMPKDIQLARRIRGERA